Proteins co-encoded in one Metabacillus sp. KUDC1714 genomic window:
- a CDS encoding DeoR/GlpR family DNA-binding transcription regulator — MLTPERHRIILDVLKDKQSVKIQELVDLTNSSESTIRRDLTQLEEEKYLKRIHGGAALLQGKLSEPNIIEKSAKNLHQKKLIAKEAASSIEEGDCIFLDAGTTTLQMVEYLPTEKELVVVTNGLTIIEPLMKKGLKTYLIGGFLKPITGAMIGRGALTSLEQYRFDKCFLGVNGIHHELGYTTPDPEEAALKLTALRLSREKYVLADHTKFGEIAFSKIAHLSEAKIITGYVDEDVLHQYGKNTAIKVVKE; from the coding sequence TTGTTAACTCCTGAACGTCATCGAATTATTTTGGATGTATTAAAAGATAAACAATCAGTGAAAATTCAGGAACTTGTCGATCTGACAAACTCTTCTGAATCAACGATTAGACGTGATTTAACTCAATTAGAGGAAGAAAAATATTTAAAAAGAATTCATGGTGGAGCAGCACTGCTGCAAGGTAAGCTTAGTGAACCAAATATTATTGAGAAATCAGCCAAAAACCTTCATCAAAAGAAATTAATTGCAAAAGAAGCCGCTTCATCCATTGAAGAAGGTGATTGCATTTTCTTGGATGCAGGGACAACTACTTTACAAATGGTTGAATATCTTCCAACTGAAAAGGAACTTGTCGTTGTAACAAATGGGCTTACAATTATTGAACCACTTATGAAAAAAGGATTAAAAACCTACTTAATTGGCGGTTTCTTAAAACCAATAACAGGTGCCATGATTGGTCGTGGTGCATTAACATCATTAGAACAATACCGCTTTGATAAATGTTTTTTGGGTGTAAATGGAATTCATCATGAATTAGGTTATACAACCCCAGATCCAGAGGAAGCAGCATTGAAATTGACAGCTCTTCGCTTATCACGTGAAAAATATGTATTAGCTGATCATACAAAATTTGGAGAGATTGCTTTTTCAAAAATAGCACATCTATCTGAAGCGAAAATTATAACAGGTTATGTGGATGAAGACGTACTACATCAATATGGAAAAAATACAGCAATAAAGGTCGTGAAAGAATGA
- the pfkB gene encoding 1-phosphofructokinase has translation MIYTVTLNPSVDYIVEVEQFELGSLNRTVADTKFPGGKGINVSRVMKRLAVESNALGFIGGFTGKFVEDFLNLEKIPSNFVKVSGDTRINIKLKTEVESEINGLGPNISEDQLTEFFEIFQKMTREDIVVLAGSIPGTLPSSIYKEIIAVCKEKEIKVVADVSGDALKEVISEKPYLIKPNHHELGELFNTEIQSVEEALVYGKKLVKQGVKHVIVSLAEKGALLITENNSYVANVPKGKVLNSVGAGDSVVGGFISAISKDYSIEEAFKIGVAAGSATAFSMELCTKQKIEELLPYIEVNEVKGEER, from the coding sequence ATGATTTATACCGTGACATTAAACCCATCAGTTGATTACATCGTAGAAGTTGAACAATTCGAACTAGGTTCTTTGAACCGAACAGTTGCAGATACAAAGTTTCCTGGTGGGAAAGGGATTAATGTATCACGCGTAATGAAACGATTAGCAGTCGAGTCAAACGCATTAGGTTTTATCGGAGGCTTTACAGGTAAGTTTGTTGAGGATTTTTTAAATCTTGAAAAAATTCCCAGTAATTTCGTAAAGGTTTCTGGTGATACACGAATTAATATTAAATTAAAGACTGAAGTGGAAAGTGAGATCAATGGTTTAGGTCCGAATATTTCTGAGGACCAACTAACTGAATTCTTTGAAATTTTTCAAAAGATGACGAGGGAAGACATTGTCGTGTTGGCTGGAAGTATTCCTGGAACATTACCTTCATCCATTTATAAAGAGATAATTGCAGTCTGCAAAGAAAAAGAGATTAAAGTTGTGGCTGATGTTTCCGGTGATGCTCTTAAAGAGGTTATTTCTGAAAAGCCGTATCTTATTAAACCTAATCACCATGAGCTTGGAGAACTGTTCAATACAGAAATTCAATCTGTAGAAGAAGCTCTTGTTTATGGAAAGAAACTAGTAAAACAAGGTGTAAAGCATGTGATTGTTTCGCTTGCTGAAAAGGGTGCATTGCTTATCACAGAAAATAATAGCTATGTAGCAAATGTACCTAAAGGTAAGGTATTAAATTCAGTTGGCGCAGGAGATTCGGTTGTTGGCGGATTCATTAGTGCTATTTCAAAAGATTATTCTATAGAAGAAGCGTTCAAAATTGGAGTAGCAGCGGGAAGTGCAACTGCATTTTCAATGGAGCTTTGTACAAAACAAAAGATAGAAGAGTTATTACCTTATATTGAAGTTAATGAGGTAAAGGGGGAAGAAAGATGA
- a CDS encoding DUF4349 domain-containing protein yields MKKLLLIGIALLIAGIISGCSSSGEESRQADKVVDEIENKSSIAEGGEQTTELANEEVTETEEDANKPSNQDSSNSDDRMVIYTANLSIRVKSYQETLNLVQQQLASSNGYIVESSSYSVGEADSLEGTITVRVPQDKFDSFLKSVENESTKVVDRSISGQDVTEEYVDLESRITSKKVVEKRLLDFMEKAEKTEDLLKISADLAVVQEEIEQIKGRMNYLNNKVDLATVTIHVVEDKVNIPALGNDDLNTWEKTKEQFMNSVNFVLKTCSAVIIFIIGSLPVLLVLGGLFFIMILIIRKRRKHNQGKPPTKPEE; encoded by the coding sequence ATGAAAAAGTTGCTTTTGATCGGTATAGCACTTTTAATTGCAGGGATTATTAGTGGGTGTAGTAGTTCTGGTGAAGAATCTAGACAAGCAGACAAAGTAGTAGACGAAATTGAGAATAAAAGTAGCATAGCTGAAGGAGGAGAGCAAACTACAGAATTAGCTAATGAAGAAGTCACTGAGACTGAAGAAGATGCAAATAAACCCTCGAATCAGGATTCGAGTAATTCAGATGATCGCATGGTTATTTATACGGCTAATCTTTCAATTCGAGTAAAAAGCTATCAGGAGACACTTAACCTTGTTCAACAGCAGCTTGCATCCTCAAATGGATATATCGTTGAATCAAGTTCATATTCAGTAGGTGAGGCGGATTCCCTTGAAGGAACAATTACAGTCCGAGTTCCTCAAGATAAATTTGATTCATTTTTAAAATCTGTAGAAAATGAAAGTACAAAAGTAGTCGATCGTTCGATTTCTGGTCAAGATGTAACGGAGGAATATGTAGATTTGGAATCGCGGATCACATCAAAAAAAGTCGTTGAGAAGCGATTATTGGATTTTATGGAAAAGGCGGAAAAAACCGAGGATTTATTAAAAATTTCAGCAGATTTGGCCGTTGTTCAAGAGGAGATTGAACAAATTAAAGGTAGAATGAATTACTTGAACAATAAGGTTGACTTAGCTACTGTAACGATTCATGTGGTAGAAGATAAAGTGAATATTCCGGCACTAGGCAATGATGACTTAAACACGTGGGAGAAAACAAAGGAACAATTTATGAACAGTGTAAATTTTGTCTTAAAAACATGCTCAGCAGTCATCATATTTATCATAGGTAGTCTACCGGTATTACTAGTTTTAGGTGGCCTTTTTTTCATCATGATACTGATTATAAGAAAAAGACGAAAACACAATCAAGGAAAACCACCTACAAAGCCAGAAGAGTAA
- a CDS encoding PTS fructose transporter subunit IIABC, which produces MRITELLTKETIKLELLATSKGNAVSELVDVLDRAGKLSDKAAYERAVLDREQQSTTGIGDGIAIPHAKTNAVKHPAIVFGRSKAGVDYEALDGQPSYLFFMIAASEGANNTHLEALSKLSSILMKQEVREKLLTANSADEVLAVIDQYDVQDEAEEVKGSIAGNILAVTACPTGIAHTYMAADSLKEKAKEMNVSIKVETNGSGGAKNVLTAAEIEEATAIIVAADKQVEMERFKGKHVIIVPVAEGIRKPKELIERALKQDATIYQGSGEGRKEDQNGGRTGFYKHLMNGVSNMLPFVVGGGILIAISFMFGIHASDPNHETYNAFAEALSTIGGGNAFGLMIPVLAGFIALSIADRPGLAPGMVGGFMAAQGGAGFLGGLIAGFLAGYIVVLLKKLLSGMPASLEGIKPVLLYPVLSIFSVGMIMFFVVNKPVSALNGLISEFLGGLGTGNLVLLGLLLGGMMAIDMGGPINKAAFTFGIAMIDSGNFAPHAAVMAGGMVPPLGIALATTLFRSKFTKREREAGITCYIMGASFITEGAIPFAASDPARVIPSVVTGSAVAGALAMFFGNGLRAPHGGAFVIPLVEGNPLLYLLAIVIGAVITAIMLGLLKKTVSE; this is translated from the coding sequence ATGAGGATTACAGAGCTATTAACAAAAGAAACCATTAAGCTAGAACTTCTGGCAACATCAAAAGGGAATGCTGTTTCAGAGTTAGTTGATGTATTAGATAGAGCTGGTAAGCTTTCAGACAAAGCAGCTTACGAGCGTGCAGTCTTAGATCGTGAACAGCAAAGTACCACTGGGATTGGTGATGGAATTGCAATTCCACATGCCAAGACGAATGCAGTAAAGCATCCAGCAATTGTCTTCGGACGATCAAAAGCAGGTGTTGATTATGAAGCACTTGATGGTCAACCAAGTTATTTGTTTTTTATGATAGCAGCATCAGAAGGTGCTAATAATACACATTTGGAAGCTTTATCTAAACTTTCATCTATTTTGATGAAACAGGAAGTAAGAGAAAAACTATTAACTGCAAATTCGGCAGATGAAGTTTTAGCAGTTATAGATCAATATGATGTACAGGATGAAGCTGAAGAAGTAAAAGGCTCAATAGCGGGCAATATCTTAGCGGTAACTGCATGTCCAACAGGAATTGCTCATACCTATATGGCAGCAGATTCGTTAAAAGAAAAAGCAAAAGAAATGAATGTTTCTATTAAGGTTGAAACTAATGGTTCAGGCGGGGCGAAAAATGTCTTAACTGCTGCTGAAATTGAAGAAGCCACAGCGATCATTGTTGCAGCGGACAAGCAAGTAGAAATGGAACGATTTAAAGGCAAACATGTCATTATTGTTCCAGTTGCAGAGGGAATTAGAAAACCGAAAGAATTAATAGAACGTGCGCTAAAACAAGATGCCACTATTTATCAAGGTAGTGGTGAGGGAAGAAAAGAAGATCAAAATGGAGGAAGAACAGGGTTTTATAAACATTTAATGAATGGTGTTTCAAATATGCTACCCTTTGTTGTAGGTGGTGGGATATTAATTGCGATCTCATTTATGTTTGGTATACATGCATCAGATCCAAATCACGAAACATATAATGCATTTGCTGAGGCTTTAAGCACAATTGGTGGTGGTAATGCTTTTGGACTTATGATTCCAGTATTAGCGGGTTTTATTGCTTTAAGTATTGCTGATCGCCCAGGTCTAGCGCCAGGTATGGTCGGTGGGTTTATGGCAGCGCAAGGTGGAGCAGGGTTCTTAGGTGGTTTGATTGCAGGATTTTTAGCAGGTTATATTGTAGTTCTTCTAAAGAAACTATTATCTGGTATGCCAGCATCATTGGAAGGTATAAAGCCAGTCCTTTTATATCCAGTATTAAGTATTTTTAGTGTTGGAATGATTATGTTCTTTGTTGTAAATAAACCTGTAAGTGCATTAAACGGACTAATTAGTGAATTTTTAGGTGGTTTAGGTACAGGTAATTTAGTTCTTCTTGGTTTGTTACTTGGTGGTATGATGGCAATTGATATGGGCGGTCCTATTAACAAAGCTGCCTTTACATTTGGTATTGCGATGATTGATTCGGGGAATTTTGCACCACACGCTGCTGTTATGGCAGGGGGGATGGTACCTCCATTAGGAATTGCTCTTGCAACAACATTATTCCGTAGTAAATTTACAAAACGTGAGCGTGAAGCAGGTATTACATGCTATATTATGGGGGCATCATTTATCACAGAAGGTGCTATTCCATTTGCAGCAAGTGATCCAGCTCGTGTTATTCCTTCAGTTGTGACAGGCTCAGCTGTTGCTGGTGCATTAGCAATGTTCTTTGGAAATGGTTTACGTGCACCACACGGTGGGGCATTCGTAATTCCATTAGTAGAAGGAAATCCACTTCTTTACTTATTAGCAATTGTAATTGGTGCTGTAATCACTGCAATCATGCTAGGATTACTAAAAAAAACTGTTAGTGAATAA
- a CDS encoding DinB family protein, whose product MNAINKMTDLLFEELELAVKTSINLILKIENSQWNYRPKENMRSLVELVHHLVSIPLSDLTCLMEEKSENEYRKIELNIEEIKDQEKLGTQMQHNFEKLKDYIHALSDEDLMNKITKPFYFEQGGHTQIKWLMEIVTHTYHHRAQLFNYLKQLDHDINMFDLY is encoded by the coding sequence ATGAATGCTATTAATAAAATGACAGATTTATTATTTGAAGAACTAGAACTTGCTGTTAAAACATCGATTAATCTAATACTGAAGATTGAAAATAGCCAATGGAATTATCGACCGAAGGAAAATATGAGATCTTTAGTAGAGTTGGTCCATCACTTAGTATCGATACCACTTTCAGATTTAACATGTTTAATGGAAGAAAAAAGTGAGAACGAATACAGAAAAATAGAATTGAACATAGAAGAAATAAAAGACCAAGAGAAATTAGGAACTCAAATGCAGCATAATTTTGAAAAGTTGAAGGATTATATACACGCTTTGAGTGATGAAGATTTAATGAATAAAATAACAAAACCATTTTATTTTGAACAAGGTGGTCATACACAAATAAAATGGTTAATGGAAATTGTGACCCACACGTATCATCATCGAGCACAGCTATTTAACTATTTGAAGCAGTTAGATCATGATATTAATATGTTTGATTTGTATTAA
- a CDS encoding organic hydroperoxide resistance protein gives MTKPLFTATVSAVGGREGSVKSSDGNINLDIAMPGTPRAKELPEATNPEQLFAAGYSACFDGALQLMAKKAKVQFESEVTANVSLLKDEGDQGYKLAVSLQVKGTGIEKEKLEELVHKAHDFCPYSKATRGNIDVTLEIIE, from the coding sequence ATGACAAAACCACTATTTACAGCAACAGTATCAGCAGTTGGAGGTAGAGAAGGAAGTGTAAAGTCTTCTGATGGGAACATTAATTTAGATATAGCAATGCCTGGAACTCCTAGAGCAAAAGAATTACCAGAAGCAACTAATCCTGAACAACTTTTTGCAGCTGGCTATTCTGCATGTTTTGATGGGGCATTACAACTTATGGCGAAAAAAGCCAAAGTACAATTTGAATCAGAAGTTACTGCTAATGTTAGTTTGTTGAAAGATGAAGGAGATCAAGGGTATAAATTGGCTGTTTCTTTGCAAGTGAAAGGGACAGGTATTGAAAAGGAAAAGTTGGAAGAGCTAGTCCATAAGGCACACGATTTCTGTCCTTATTCAAAAGCAACAAGAGGAAATATAGATGTTACACTTGAAATAATAGAATAA
- the lepB gene encoding signal peptidase I codes for MSQTETETSKSKIWEWTKAIILAVGLAMIIRFFLFEPYLVEGSSMDPTLKDGDRLFVNKTLQFIGEIEKGDIVIIDGKEENIRYVKRIIGLPGDKVSAENGSVYVNGKKIEEPYLESNEEDAEQMGMLLTNDFEEIVVPEGSYFVMGDNRLNSMDSRNGLGLIESDRILGKSEFIFFPFSHLSKIE; via the coding sequence ATGTCGCAAACTGAAACAGAAACGTCAAAATCAAAGATCTGGGAATGGACAAAAGCAATCATTCTTGCAGTAGGTCTTGCAATGATTATTCGTTTCTTTTTATTTGAACCATATCTCGTAGAAGGATCTTCAATGGATCCAACATTAAAGGATGGAGATCGTCTTTTTGTAAATAAGACCCTACAATTTATCGGAGAAATTGAAAAAGGGGATATTGTTATTATTGATGGGAAAGAAGAAAATATTCGTTATGTTAAAAGAATTATCGGATTACCTGGAGATAAAGTTAGTGCAGAGAATGGTAGTGTATATGTTAATGGAAAAAAGATTGAAGAGCCTTATTTAGAGAGTAACGAAGAGGATGCAGAACAAATGGGAATGCTTCTAACAAATGATTTTGAGGAGATAGTAGTCCCAGAAGGAAGTTATTTTGTCATGGGTGATAATCGCCTTAATAGCATGGATAGCCGCAATGGTCTTGGTTTGATTGAGTCAGATCGAATTTTGGGGAAATCGGAATTTATTTTTTTCCCTTTTAGTCATTTAAGTAAAATAGAATAA
- a CDS encoding ABC transporter permease, giving the protein MSLLENMKMALSSVLAHKLRSILTMLGIIIGVASVILVVAIGQGGEQLLKTSITGPGNTIEVYYEPSEEEIMSNPNAYMNAVFSQEDVNSLSSIPEVKKVVASSTEFFPTRYREETLETSLYGVNQAYIEVNELRIKSGRNLMEADFIGGTRVGVISDELKKEMFAEKNPVGEVIWIKGQPIEIVGVLDKPTGLFAFGAMEVYIPWNTFRASFGKNDYNQITLQAINADVMKEAGEKATQLLNASHNTDESYKVFNMEEMAAGISQITTIMTLIIGSIAGISLVVGGIGVMNIMLVSVTERTREIGIRKALGATKRQILTQFLIESVTLTLIGGVFGIILGAVAANIVSIFAGWPPLISWQVVVGGLLFSMLIGVVFGLLPANKAARLSPIESLRYE; this is encoded by the coding sequence ATGAGTTTACTAGAAAATATGAAGATGGCCCTTAGCTCTGTGTTAGCTCATAAATTGAGATCGATCCTGACGATGTTAGGGATTATTATTGGAGTGGCATCAGTCATATTGGTTGTAGCCATTGGTCAGGGTGGAGAGCAATTATTAAAAACATCGATTACAGGGCCTGGCAACACAATTGAGGTTTACTATGAACCTAGTGAAGAGGAAATAATGTCAAACCCAAATGCTTATATGAACGCTGTTTTTTCTCAGGAGGATGTCAATTCATTAAGCAGTATACCTGAAGTGAAAAAAGTTGTGGCTTCATCAACTGAATTTTTCCCTACACGTTACCGTGAGGAAACATTAGAAACAAGTTTATATGGTGTTAACCAAGCTTATATAGAAGTGAATGAATTAAGGATAAAGTCAGGTAGAAATCTTATGGAAGCTGATTTTATAGGTGGTACACGTGTAGGGGTTATTAGTGATGAATTGAAGAAAGAAATGTTTGCCGAAAAAAATCCAGTAGGAGAAGTTATTTGGATCAAAGGCCAGCCAATTGAAATAGTTGGCGTGTTAGATAAGCCAACAGGTTTATTCGCCTTTGGAGCAATGGAAGTATATATACCTTGGAATACGTTTCGTGCATCCTTCGGTAAAAATGATTATAATCAAATCACTCTTCAAGCAATTAATGCAGATGTTATGAAGGAAGCCGGAGAAAAAGCAACTCAACTTTTAAATGCCTCACATAATACTGATGAGTCCTATAAGGTATTTAATATGGAAGAAATGGCAGCAGGAATTAGCCAAATTACAACGATTATGACATTAATTATCGGTTCAATAGCTGGAATTTCCCTGGTTGTTGGTGGTATTGGTGTCATGAACATCATGCTTGTATCTGTTACAGAACGAACAAGGGAGATTGGCATAAGAAAAGCATTAGGGGCAACAAAGAGACAAATTTTAACTCAATTTCTTATTGAATCCGTTACTTTAACATTAATAGGTGGAGTATTTGGTATTATTCTTGGTGCTGTTGCTGCAAATATCGTTTCAATATTTGCAGGTTGGCCACCGCTTATTTCATGGCAAGTTGTTGTTGGGGGATTATTATTCTCCATGCTAATCGGTGTTGTGTTTGGCTTGCTTCCTGCAAATAAAGCTGCTCGCTTGAGTCCGATTGAATCCTTAAGATATGAATAA